The DNA region GGGTTAGTGGCTAGAGGTTCGCACTACGTCACTATTGGAGCCAGAAACTCCAAGAATGGCAAGTTTAAAACCACCGGGCCTAGACAGTGACTTAACGAAAATTTCTGGATTTAGACCAGTCAATTGCAGCAATTACTAAGGACGTGGCACAAAGGAGACTTTTGGATACATGGACGTTCATCACCCCCAAACCCAATAAAGATGACCAGATCAACTATGATTTGGAGGTATGTGGATGCATTGGTAGAACCCGAGCTAAATGTTTGGTTTAGTTTTCCGGTCTAAGGGAATCTTTACCGGAAAACGTGCAAATCTTAACTCTAGAACCCTGGATAGGATTCAGTTTCCTGTTGAGGATTGAGCACATTTTTGAGAAGGATGAAGATGAGGTGCTCTCACTGCCCGCTCAAGTTAATCTATCTGTAAGttctatacattttaaaaaccaaataaataacTTCATGTACTTTATTTCAGACGATATTTAACCCCTTCGAGATAGTATCAGCCAAAGAAACCACCCTAGGAGGTAACCAATGGTTAGAAGATAACAATAGATTGCACTTTGGGACCAATGGGTCTTTAGAGGATGCTTTTTACCAAGATTTTGAAGTGGAGACGATTAAAGACACTACGGTGTCCAAAATGTGGATGGAGCAAAACCTTTACAAGAACAGAGTTGAGCGATACACGGTGATCAGTGCTGAAGAAAAGGGATTGCAGATAACATTGAATCCTGGGCAAATTAGGACGTTTATTGTAGAGATTACGAAATGATTGTGTTAATTTTCCTGTGTACCTAATACATAATAAAAGACTATTTGTGATTTAATATGGGAAGTTCCATATTATGACCGAGAACGATCACTATAGATCGTGCTCGAACTTTTCTATTTTACATCGGCAATAAGCCCCCATTACAAGGCTCTTATTGATTAGGCCCACAGTAACCCGATACAAACAATCTACCGCCACAAATATCCTGTTTAAAGCAAATGCAAACAAAACTCACTGAAAATGTTCAATGTGAAACACCACGAATGTGTTGGCTTTGAGTCGAAATGGAAAGTCACCAAGTAAGCCCTAATTTCCATTCCATTAAACTACCCTTATTCAACCAAAAAATCTCCAAGGGTGTCAGCCAACAGTGCTTCGCAAACCACAGAGTTTGCAGTCTCCGAAAAATCCTGCTCCACTTCAGAGCAGAAATCGCAAGAAATCCAAACTGActctcaaaaaaatgtatctgcTGCAGCGGACATGGAAAGATTAGCACAATGGCTTCACAAGATATATCCAGAAGTAAAGGAGCAACTAGATAACGCCAACAATTCTAGAGTGTTTCAAAACTACAGACTTCTGGATGAACCTGCGGATGCTTCTTGCAAGCTTCTGCAAACTTTGGAGGTGGCTTCCAACAGGAATGAGGGAAGCAAAGCTGTAAGGACTACTGATTGTTGATTTATGTAGGTTAAAAATTGTACCTTTGAGGTTCCAATAATTGCCTCCTTGCAATGGAACTGCACTGGAAGTGCCTTGGCAGTGCCCTATAACTACAAACACAAAACCTGGTGCCATCACTCCGGAATTGTATGCATTTATGCGTTAACTAGGTGAGAATTCTTGTATTAGCAGTACGGGCCTTAAGAGGGGATGAGGCTGGGCAACGATCCAAGACGGTAGTTCGGGAAGGACGGCGGATTTTTCTGGACAGAGATTTTTCTAGGGAGTAAGAGGGCGGTGATCAAAAATTTCTCTCAGGACGCCAGACTTACTAAATCTGACCCTGCGTATTAATTTCCCATGTAGACAAATTTCTACGGCTTTTTAGAGACCAAAAGTTGTCAGAGATTCCAAAGAAAAGGCTGTCCACTGAGTCCTGCGTAACTACCACCAAGTTTCACCCTATGCATGGCAACATACTCGCAGCAGGCACTTTTACTGGTGAAGTACCTTCAGTCTACTAAAATATCTAATCATCGATGCCACTTTTAGGGCATTTGTATATATGGAACACTGAAAACGACCTGGATCCATTGATATCCAATACCGTAGCCCATGACGAGTACATCACCCAAGTTTCATGGGCCAATGACGTGAACTCAGACAGAACTGTGTATCTCGCAAGTTCCAGCACTGAGGggctaattaaaatttggagttTAAATGTTACTGAAAACCTCCTACAGCTGAAGACTGTGTAATCCTATTCATCTAACAACAATTCTGGACTGATTGATCGATTTTAGCTACAAAATCAAAACGCCAGTTCTGGCAAGAATTAATCAATCGACAGAAGTGCGCCAATCTGTTCTGGAGAAGGGCGATTTGGGGGTTGTAGGATTTGACTTTTCTAAGCATATTCCAGACATGTTTTTAGTAGCTTTGGAGGGGGGACTGATAGTGAGGTGCTCCGTTTTAGGGGCCACAGAAATCAAAGGTGGTAACGGGCTTCATTTTTATGATCCAGTTTATAAGTACTATGAGCCTCACAAAGGGGAAATTTTGTCTATTAAATGCTCTCCTCACAAAAAGGAAATGTTCTTGACCTGCGGTACTGAGGGGGA from Euwallacea similis isolate ESF13 chromosome 20, ESF131.1, whole genome shotgun sequence includes:
- the LOC136415443 gene encoding cytoplasmic dynein 2 intermediate chain 2-like → MFNVKHHECVGFESKWKVTKVSANSASQTTEFAVSEKSCSTSEQKSQEIQTDSQKNVSAAADMERLAQWLHKIYPEVKEQLDNANNSRVFQNYRLLDEPADASCKLLQTLEVASNRNEGSKAVPIIASLQWNCTGSALAVPYNYKHKTWCHHSGIVCIYALTRDQKLSEIPKKRLSTESCVTTTKFHPMHGNILAAGTFTGHLYIWNTENDLDPLISNTVAHDEYITQVSWANDVNSDRTVYLASSSTEGLIKIWSLNVTENLLQLKTVYKIKTPVLARINQSTEVRQSVLEKGDLGVVGFDFSKHIPDMFLVALEGGLIVRCSVLGATEIKGGNGLHFYDPVYKYYEPHKGEILSIKCSPHKKEMFLTCGTEGEIRIYILDQDDPAQVIFTKTQLNDICYVLHEEKLLGACGGTGALEVYHLITGKLLQLDFNVKVNKRTLTSLAINGAKTNFVVIGNSNGEVQLWSVPWQNIEFQNRK